From Bacteroidales bacterium WCE2004, a single genomic window includes:
- a CDS encoding serine hydroxymethyltransferase: MKQDIKIFDLIKKEHERQKSGLELIASENYVTDEVLSAMGSICTNKYAEGYPGKRYYGGCEVVDQIEQLAIDRLKELYGAEWANVQPHSGAQANMAVTMAVLHPGDTFMGLDLSQGGHLTHGSPVNASGFLYNAVAYGLDPETGRVDYDKMEELALEHKPKLIIGGASAYSREWDYARMRAIADKVGAILWIDMAHTAGLIAAGLLENPVKYAHIVTSTTHKTLRGPRGGVILIGKDFDDPQGRTTPKGVVKKMSQVIDSYVFPGVQGGPLEHVIAAKAVAFFEAQQPEYIQYQKQVVANAQAMCAEFLRRGYKVVSGGTDNHLMLIDLRGKFDEVTGRIAEQQLELAAITLNKNMVPFDTRSPFQTSGFRIGTPAVTSRGFVEKDMVDIVALIDEVLASCAKHIEALTVKKGEEPTAAQKASLAEHQAVLDDVKRRVHQMTAGVPLNKY, from the coding sequence ATGAAACAGGACATCAAAATCTTCGATCTGATCAAAAAGGAACACGAGCGCCAGAAGTCCGGCCTCGAACTCATCGCTTCGGAAAATTACGTTACGGACGAGGTCCTCTCGGCCATGGGGTCCATCTGCACCAACAAGTATGCGGAGGGTTACCCCGGCAAGCGCTACTACGGCGGTTGCGAGGTCGTGGACCAGATCGAGCAGCTGGCCATCGACCGCCTGAAGGAGCTCTACGGAGCCGAATGGGCCAACGTGCAGCCTCACTCCGGCGCCCAGGCCAACATGGCCGTCACCATGGCTGTCCTCCACCCCGGCGACACCTTCATGGGCCTCGACCTCAGCCAGGGCGGCCACCTCACCCACGGCTCCCCGGTCAACGCCTCCGGTTTCCTTTATAATGCCGTCGCCTACGGCCTCGACCCCGAGACCGGCCGCGTCGACTACGACAAGATGGAGGAGCTCGCCCTCGAGCACAAGCCCAAGCTGATCATCGGCGGCGCCTCGGCCTACTCCCGCGAATGGGACTACGCCCGCATGCGCGCCATCGCCGACAAGGTGGGCGCGATCCTCTGGATCGACATGGCCCACACCGCCGGCCTGATCGCCGCCGGCCTCCTTGAGAATCCTGTCAAATACGCCCACATCGTGACCTCCACCACGCACAAGACCCTTCGCGGTCCGCGCGGCGGCGTGATCCTCATCGGCAAGGACTTCGACGACCCGCAGGGCCGCACCACGCCCAAGGGCGTCGTCAAGAAGATGAGCCAGGTCATCGACTCCTACGTCTTCCCCGGCGTGCAGGGCGGCCCGCTCGAGCACGTCATCGCGGCCAAGGCCGTGGCCTTCTTCGAGGCCCAGCAGCCCGAATACATCCAGTACCAGAAGCAGGTCGTCGCCAACGCCCAGGCCATGTGCGCCGAGTTCCTGCGCCGCGGCTACAAAGTCGTCAGCGGCGGCACGGACAACCACCTGATGCTGATCGACCTCCGCGGCAAGTTCGACGAGGTGACCGGCCGCATCGCCGAGCAGCAGCTCGAGCTCGCCGCCATCACCCTCAACAAGAACATGGTCCCCTTCGACACCCGCAGCCCGTTCCAGACCTCCGGCTTCCGCATCGGCACCCCGGCCGTGACCTCCCGCGGTTTCGTCGAGAAGGACATGGTCGACATCGTGGCCCTCATCGACGAGGTCCTCGCCTCCTGCGCCAAGCACATCGAGGCCCTGACCGTCAAGAAGGGCGAGGAGCCGACCGCCGCCCAGAAGGCCTCCCTCGCGGAGCATCAGGCCGTGCTGGACGACGTCAAGCGCCGCGTCCACCAGATGACCGCCGGCGTTCCCCTCAACAAATATTAG
- a CDS encoding ABC-type transport system involved in cytochrome c biogenesis, permease component, whose product MRFRIFKVLSFGSLAAVIVMMMAATVLEKLQGTSAALRLVYHSPVFIAFWAVGAGTGLVWLLSRGVAKRLPTLCLHLALTVILVGALVTHLTGVQGRIHLRVGESTESFVDATGRAHPLAFWLRLDDFKVEYYPGSAQAADYVSELSFGDGRTVDSRTVSMNRIFRWFGYRIYQSSYDPDLRGAWLSVNHDPAGIGITYAGYLLLLLSMIGFFFEKDSGFRQVLRRIRSAAPLLLLLLLPQRGLAAGAELPPALPAEVAEQFGGLYVYYNDRIAPMQTLARDYCLKAYGKAHYGPYSAEQVVSGWLFYYDWWKAEPFKLKAGEAGTEKEREKEAIRMSAASGRAFRIFPIAFADSLVAASPGLQPVVWFHCDEPLPEGLEYERWVFIRRSLDLLHDEIRAENWPEVSRLLAKIREYQEKEAGAVLPPARKIRAERFYNRISRPMVPFMASITLGILVFILSGILMARGRQTPRWLQRALTGVALLLFCYLTVVLGLRWYVSGHAPFAGSYSVMLLMAWLSALAMLLLWRRFALVQPLGLVLAGFTMLLASLASANPQITHLMPVLQSPLLSVHVLAMMVSYTLFGLVALNGMMGLFLPAAPSERLRDVSLLILYPAVFLLTFGTFLGAVWANISWGNYWSWDPKETWALVTVLIYAAALHGGSLPAFRRPRFFHIFSILAFLAVLVTYFGVNLFLGGMHSYS is encoded by the coding sequence ATGCGATTTAGAATATTCAAGGTTTTGAGCTTCGGCTCCCTGGCGGCCGTCATCGTGATGATGATGGCCGCTACGGTTTTGGAAAAGTTGCAGGGCACCTCGGCGGCCTTGCGCCTCGTCTATCATTCTCCCGTATTCATCGCCTTTTGGGCGGTGGGCGCCGGCACGGGGTTGGTGTGGCTGCTGAGCCGCGGTGTGGCGAAGCGGCTGCCGACGCTTTGCCTGCATCTGGCGCTGACCGTGATCCTGGTCGGCGCCCTGGTCACGCACCTGACCGGCGTGCAGGGCCGGATCCATCTGCGGGTGGGCGAGAGCACGGAGAGCTTCGTTGATGCGACCGGGCGGGCGCATCCGCTTGCGTTCTGGCTGCGGCTCGACGATTTCAAGGTCGAATATTACCCCGGTTCGGCGCAGGCGGCCGACTACGTGTCGGAGCTGAGCTTCGGGGACGGCAGGACCGTCGACTCCCGGACGGTGTCGATGAACCGGATCTTCCGCTGGTTCGGCTACCGTATCTATCAGTCCAGCTACGACCCGGACCTGCGGGGGGCGTGGCTGTCGGTCAACCACGACCCGGCCGGCATCGGCATCACCTACGCCGGCTATCTGCTCCTGCTGCTGTCGATGATCGGGTTCTTCTTCGAGAAAGACAGCGGCTTCCGCCAGGTGCTGCGGCGCATCCGCTCCGCGGCGCCGCTGCTGCTCCTGCTGCTCCTGCCGCAGCGCGGCCTGGCCGCCGGAGCGGAGCTCCCGCCGGCCCTGCCGGCCGAGGTGGCGGAGCAGTTCGGCGGACTCTACGTCTATTACAACGACCGCATCGCCCCGATGCAGACCCTCGCGCGCGACTACTGCCTCAAGGCCTACGGCAAGGCGCACTACGGGCCGTATTCGGCGGAGCAGGTCGTCTCCGGCTGGCTGTTCTACTACGACTGGTGGAAGGCCGAGCCGTTCAAGCTCAAGGCCGGTGAAGCGGGCACGGAGAAGGAGCGCGAGAAGGAAGCGATCCGGATGTCGGCCGCTTCCGGGCGGGCCTTCCGGATTTTCCCGATCGCCTTCGCGGATTCGCTCGTAGCGGCCAGCCCCGGCCTGCAGCCGGTTGTCTGGTTCCACTGCGACGAGCCGCTGCCGGAGGGCCTGGAATATGAGCGCTGGGTCTTCATCCGCCGCTCGCTGGACCTGCTCCACGACGAGATCCGGGCGGAGAACTGGCCGGAGGTGTCGCGCCTGCTCGCCAAGATCCGGGAATACCAGGAGAAAGAGGCCGGCGCCGTGCTGCCGCCTGCGCGGAAAATCCGCGCCGAGCGCTTCTACAACCGCATCTCCCGGCCGATGGTGCCGTTCATGGCGTCCATCACGCTGGGCATCCTGGTCTTCATCCTGAGCGGCATCCTGATGGCGCGCGGCCGCCAGACGCCGCGCTGGCTGCAGCGCGCTCTGACCGGCGTCGCGCTGCTGCTCTTCTGCTACCTGACCGTGGTGCTGGGCCTCCGGTGGTATGTGTCCGGACACGCTCCTTTCGCGGGCAGCTACAGCGTGATGCTGCTGATGGCGTGGCTGAGCGCGCTCGCGATGCTGCTGCTCTGGCGGCGCTTCGCGCTCGTGCAGCCGCTCGGACTGGTCCTCGCGGGCTTCACGATGCTCCTCGCCTCGCTGGCGAGCGCCAATCCGCAGATCACGCACCTGATGCCGGTGCTGCAGTCGCCGCTGCTGAGCGTCCACGTGCTGGCGATGATGGTCTCGTACACGCTGTTCGGGCTCGTGGCCCTGAACGGCATGATGGGCCTCTTCCTGCCGGCCGCCCCGTCGGAGCGGCTGCGCGACGTCAGCCTGCTGATCCTGTATCCGGCCGTGTTCCTGCTGACCTTCGGCACCTTCCTGGGTGCCGTGTGGGCCAACATTTCCTGGGGCAACTACTGGTCCTGGGACCCCAAGGAGACCTGGGCGCTGGTCACGGTGCTCATCTATGCGGCCGCGCTGCACGGCGGTTCGCTCCCGGCTTTCCGCCGGCCGCGTTTCTTCCACATCTTCAGCATCCTCGCGTTCCTGGCGGTCCTGGTGACGTACTTCGGCGTCAACCTTTTCCTGGGCGGCATGCACAGCTACTCCTAA
- a CDS encoding Ribonuclease HI, which produces MKYWDFRESGKPQYDYYAYTDGSYLVPKNFGAAACIVLDRDAERVLYQWSEASRYSTSHRQELAAIIHALLHVPERSSVLVRSDCESGIALLTGQVRSKKDGDLVELYRQVKKDRELSVTLEWVRSHSGDRWNDYVDYLCIEALDLFEANGTRVREGVDSEALFAYICKQ; this is translated from the coding sequence ATGAAATATTGGGACTTCCGGGAGAGCGGCAAGCCGCAATACGACTACTACGCCTACACGGACGGCAGCTACCTCGTCCCGAAGAATTTCGGGGCGGCGGCCTGCATCGTGCTGGATCGCGACGCCGAGCGCGTCCTCTATCAGTGGAGCGAGGCGAGCCGCTACTCGACCAGCCACCGGCAGGAGCTGGCGGCGATCATCCACGCCCTGCTGCACGTGCCCGAGCGGAGCAGCGTGCTGGTACGGAGCGACTGCGAGAGCGGCATCGCGCTGCTGACGGGGCAAGTGCGCAGCAAGAAAGACGGCGACCTGGTCGAGCTCTACCGGCAGGTGAAGAAGGACCGGGAGCTGAGCGTGACGCTCGAATGGGTCCGCAGCCACAGCGGGGACCGCTGGAACGACTACGTCGACTATCTCTGCATCGAGGCGCTCGACCTCTTCGAGGCCAATGGCACCCGGGTGCGCGAAGGGGTTGATTCGGAGGCACTTTTTGCATATATTTGCAAGCAATAA
- a CDS encoding pyrroline-5-carboxylate reductase, with protein sequence MNIAIIGAGNMGGATALGLAGALPDVRITVTAKHSSTLEKFAARGLQTSSDNAAAARGADVVVIGVKPWLVAGVLEELKPVLTGKVLVSFAAGIPAADLAEMVAGCGLKGLYAVIPNLAIEVGESMTFIHEIAGNAETLAQVRGLFDAVGKTAVVDEKRLHAGMMLASCGIAFALRYARASAEGGVELGLYPKEAMEAALQTVKGAAALLDARGAHPEAEIDRVTTPGGVTIRGLNAMEKAGFTAAVIAGLKA encoded by the coding sequence ATGAATATCGCGATCATCGGCGCCGGCAACATGGGCGGCGCCACGGCCCTGGGCCTCGCGGGCGCCCTGCCCGACGTCCGCATCACCGTCACGGCGAAGCATAGCTCCACGCTGGAGAAGTTTGCGGCCCGTGGCCTGCAGACTTCCAGCGACAACGCCGCCGCCGCGCGTGGCGCGGACGTCGTCGTCATCGGCGTCAAGCCCTGGCTGGTCGCAGGCGTGCTGGAGGAGCTGAAGCCGGTCCTGACCGGCAAGGTGCTCGTGTCCTTCGCCGCCGGCATCCCGGCGGCCGACCTGGCGGAGATGGTGGCCGGCTGCGGCCTGAAAGGCCTCTACGCCGTGATTCCGAACCTGGCCATCGAGGTGGGGGAGAGCATGACCTTCATCCACGAGATTGCGGGCAACGCAGAGACGCTTGCGCAGGTGCGCGGCCTGTTCGACGCCGTCGGCAAGACGGCCGTCGTGGACGAGAAGCGCCTGCACGCCGGCATGATGCTCGCTTCCTGCGGGATTGCTTTCGCGCTCCGCTATGCGCGCGCATCCGCGGAGGGCGGCGTCGAGCTGGGACTGTATCCGAAGGAAGCCATGGAGGCGGCGCTGCAGACCGTCAAGGGTGCCGCGGCGCTGCTGGACGCGCGCGGCGCGCATCCCGAGGCGGAGATCGACCGCGTGACCACGCCCGGCGGCGTCACGATCCGCGGGCTCAACGCGATGGAGAAGGCCGGCTTCACCGCCGCCGTCATCGCGGGCCTGAAGGCGTAA